From the Carya illinoinensis cultivar Pawnee chromosome 4, C.illinoinensisPawnee_v1, whole genome shotgun sequence genome, one window contains:
- the LOC122308368 gene encoding uncharacterized protein LOC122308368, translating into MANAWKKEKSSQFHPSKTTKTVCLFFISTLLFLMFFIYFTAQPSSPNPNPTFRTDFSFYSIPAFDCLKCPQSHPVIANLVEGLRYPFLYSLADLGTLPDKPHKNIVRMLKGKPFRKPDISVSIQEVLEKLRGEGRGNGLVVDVGANVGMASFAAAAMGFRVLAFEPVFENLQRICDGIYLNRVGNLVTVFEAAASDRTGNITFHKLVGRLDNSAVSATGAKMAFKSNEEIALEVRSIPLNEVIPESEPVLLIKVDVQGWEYHVLKGASKLLRRRGREAPYLIYEEDEKLLQASNSSAKEIRDFLQTVGYSHCTKHGTDAHCSKTD; encoded by the exons ATGGCAAATGCTTGGAAAAAGGAGAAGTCCTCGCAGTTCCACCCCTCGAAGACAACCAAGACCGTCTGCTTATTCTTTATTAGCACACTCCTTTTCCTCATGTTCTTCATCTATTTCACCGCCCAACCCTCAAGTCCTAACCCTAATCCCACCTTCAGAACCgatttttctttctattcaaTTCCAGCTTTTGATTGCTTGAAGTGCCCTCAGTCCCACCCAGTGATCGCGAACCTCGTGGAGGGCCTCCGATACCCCTTCCTCTACTCTCTCGCCGACCTGGGAACCTTGCCTGATAAGCCCCACAAGAACATTGTCAGAATGCTAAAAGGGAAACCCTTTCGGAAGCCCGATATCTCGGTTTCGATTCAGGAGGTTCTGGAGAAACTAAGAGGTGAAGGAAGAGGTAATGGGCTCGTCGTCGATGTGGGTGCCAATGTGGGCATGGCCAGCTTTGCCGCCGCGGCGATgggttttagggttttggcTTTCGAGCCGGTCTTCGAGAACTTGCAGAGGATTTGTGATGGGATTTATCTGAATCGCGTCGGGAATTTGGTCACCGTGTTCGAGGCTGCCGCGTCAGATCGGACTGGGAACATTACCTTCCACAAG TTGGTCGGTCGGCTGGATAACAGTGCAGTTTCAGCAACAGGTGCAAAGATGGCATTCAAATCCAATGAAGAGATAGCACTTGAAGTGAGGTCCATCCCCCTCAATGAAGTAATCCCAGAATCAGAGCCTGTGCTTCTGATCAAAGTAGATGTTCAGGGCTGGGAATATCATGTTCTAAAGGGAGCCTCGAAGTTACTAAGGAGAAGGGGAAGGGAAGCCCCATATCTCATCTACGAGGAAGATGAGAAATTGTTGCAAGCCAGTAATAGCAGTGCCAAAGAGATTCGAGACTTCCTACAAACTGTGGGTTATAGTCATTGCACTAAGCATGGTACAGATGCCCACTGCAGCAAGACAGATTGA
- the LOC122308369 gene encoding uncharacterized protein LOC122308369 isoform X1, which translates to MASALLSTSLFLPLQSKHFQDREVGGLVRNFRSPFYGKVFYNQSYVRMKTRSTHGGPAVIASVLGRRVKNKETVIPDPDYRIPVVLLALAGGLAYTNNLLPAAPIGLLGSLLLFQTTRVRFVFDEEALEVKVGDQLQDSGENVFVGGENRWKYSTFVNWELWWPNFPILVYFKETQTKPDGQVHFFPVIFNGKQLYDVMVERAGPSKNSGPK; encoded by the exons ATGGCGAGCGCTCTCTTGTCgacttctctctttctccctttgCAAAGTAAGCATTTTCAAG ACAGAGAAGTAGGTGGACTTGTAAGAAACTTCAGAAGCCCATTCTATGGCAAAGTGTTCTACAATCAAAGCTATGTGAGAATGAAAACTAGAAGCACCCATGGAGGCCCTGCCGTGATCGCGTCAGTG CTTGGAAGGAGGGTCAAGAACAAAGAGACTGTGATTCCCGACCCAGATTATCGCATACCTGTTGTTTTACTTG CTCTAGCTGGCGGGCTTGCGTATACAAATAATCTGTTGCCAGCTGCACCTATTGGTCTCCTTGGGTCACTTCTATTGTTCCAG ACTACAAGAGTGAGATTTGTCTTTGATGAAGAGGCTCTG GAGGTAAAAGTTGGAGACCAGCTTCAGGATTCAGGTGAAAATGTCTTTGTGGGTGGGGAAAACCGTTGGAA GTATTCGACATTTGTGAATTGGGAACTCTGGTGGCCAAATTTCCCTATTTTGGTGTACTTTAAAGAGACACAAACAAAACCTGATGGACAAGTACACTTTTTTCCAGTGATTTTT AATGGGAAGCAACTTTATGATGTTATGGTGGAGAGAGCTGGCCCTTCGAAAAATAGTGGTCCTAAATAA
- the LOC122308369 gene encoding uncharacterized protein LOC122308369 isoform X2 — MASALLSTSLFLPLQNREVGGLVRNFRSPFYGKVFYNQSYVRMKTRSTHGGPAVIASVLGRRVKNKETVIPDPDYRIPVVLLALAGGLAYTNNLLPAAPIGLLGSLLLFQTTRVRFVFDEEALEVKVGDQLQDSGENVFVGGENRWKYSTFVNWELWWPNFPILVYFKETQTKPDGQVHFFPVIFNGKQLYDVMVERAGPSKNSGPK, encoded by the exons ATGGCGAGCGCTCTCTTGTCgacttctctctttctccctttgCAAA ACAGAGAAGTAGGTGGACTTGTAAGAAACTTCAGAAGCCCATTCTATGGCAAAGTGTTCTACAATCAAAGCTATGTGAGAATGAAAACTAGAAGCACCCATGGAGGCCCTGCCGTGATCGCGTCAGTG CTTGGAAGGAGGGTCAAGAACAAAGAGACTGTGATTCCCGACCCAGATTATCGCATACCTGTTGTTTTACTTG CTCTAGCTGGCGGGCTTGCGTATACAAATAATCTGTTGCCAGCTGCACCTATTGGTCTCCTTGGGTCACTTCTATTGTTCCAG ACTACAAGAGTGAGATTTGTCTTTGATGAAGAGGCTCTG GAGGTAAAAGTTGGAGACCAGCTTCAGGATTCAGGTGAAAATGTCTTTGTGGGTGGGGAAAACCGTTGGAA GTATTCGACATTTGTGAATTGGGAACTCTGGTGGCCAAATTTCCCTATTTTGGTGTACTTTAAAGAGACACAAACAAAACCTGATGGACAAGTACACTTTTTTCCAGTGATTTTT AATGGGAAGCAACTTTATGATGTTATGGTGGAGAGAGCTGGCCCTTCGAAAAATAGTGGTCCTAAATAA